The genomic DNA CAGCACAGCGAGCGGTTGCAACGCGTTCGTAAGAGGCAGTGGGCTGTGCCCTTACAGGTTTTTGCGCAGGACGAAATACCACCGTTCGCTTTTGGGGTGCGGCGGTTGGTAAGTGTAAGCGTCCAGCACCTTGACGCATTGCCACCCGGCGTTTTCCGCCATCTGGCGAATTTCATCAATGGTGTAAGCGCGTTGCCAATGGACCTCCTTAAACCGCTGCCAATCGCCCCGAGCGTCGCGGACGGCAAACCACATGTCTACGCGACATAAACGGGTTTGCGGGTCGTAATGGCTGCGCCAGAAGTAGTAAAGGGGTGTTTCCGCTTCAGCTTCGTCCAAGTTGTCTTGATCAAACAGGTGCTCACGCAGCGCGAACTCACTGTTGAGGTCAAAGACGAAGTAACCGTGCGGGCGAACATGGGTGAAAGTGCGGGCAAACACTTGCGCCAATCGGGCAGGTTCGGTGATGTAGTTGAGGCTGTCAAAGAGGCACAGCGCCAAGTCAAAAGGCGGTTCATCGGGCAGCGTCAGTTGGGTGATGTCTTGGGCGACAAAATGTGTCCGCTTCGTTAAGCCCATATGTTGCGCTTTTTTTCGGGCGATTTTCACCATCCCTTCGGAAATGTCCACGCCGACCACCTGACAGCCGCGCCGCGCAAATTCCAACGCAATCGTGCCTGTCCCGCACGCCAACTCCAAAACCCGCCGATAGCGGAACCCCGCATCCAACCGTCGCAGCACATCGGCGATGTAACTGACCCACATGCGGTAAGGGACATCGCGCATCAGCGTATCGTAGCAGCAGGGCAACAGCGTAAACTCCGGCGCCTCCGTTACCGGCATATCGCCGAAGAGTTTACGAA from bacterium HR17 includes the following:
- the chlM gene encoding Magnesium-protoporphyrin O-methyltransferase, whose protein sequence is MEERFRKLFGDMPVTEAPEFTLLPCCYDTLMRDVPYRMWVSYIADVLRRLDAGFRYRRVLELACGTGTIALEFARRGCQVVGVDISEGMVKIARKKAQHMGLTKRTHFVAQDITQLTLPDEPPFDLALCLFDSLNYITEPARLAQVFARTFTHVRPHGYFVFDLNSEFALREHLFDQDNLDEAEAETPLYYFWRSHYDPQTRLCRVDMWFAVRDARGDWQRFKEVHWQRAYTIDEIRQMAENAGWQCVKVLDAYTYQPPHPKSERWYFVLRKNL